A region of the Bacteroidota bacterium genome:
TAATTCCGCGTTGGGATGGCACTGCATTAATTGCAGGTGCAATTGCCGATAATGGTGATAATATTTCTATTGGATGGAACGGTGGTATATTAACCAACACCTCAGCTGCCTTTTATAATAATGAAAGTGCATTTTTGGATGAAGAAATCGCATTAAAAGGTGTTGATCAAACAATTTCTATTGGTGGAGTTGCAACCATACATGCTTATGCAAACATTGGATACAATACTTCAGGTTTAATATTTCTTGAAACACCAATTTCACATGCCGGCGTATGGTCTAGTTCATCATCAACTGCTTCTTCCGCATCAATTTATGCAACTGCAACAGGAACCGCAACCAGTAATTATGCAATAATTGCTAAAAGTACCGGAGCGGGAACAACTAATTACGGATTATGGGCTAAAGCATCAAGTGCAACAAATAATTATGCTATTGTTGTACCATCAGACGGTGGTTATGTTGGTATTGGAACAGTTACACCAAATGTTCGTTTTCATGTAAACGGCCTGGCAGGTGAAGATGTAATGCGCATTCAGGTTTCCGGTACAACAAAAATGTTGGTGCAATCTAATGGTGGAACTTCATTTGGTTCGCTTACTGCTGCTCCTTCAAATGGAATTTATGTTTCAGGAAATGTGCAGGTAGGTACTGAGCCGGTTCCAACAGGTTATAAAATGAGTATTGATGGTAAATTAGTTTGTGAAGAAGTAAAAGTACAATTAAGTGCTGACTGGGCTGATTATGTATTTGATGATACCTATAAATTATTAAGCCTTGAAGAAGTTGAAGCATTTATAGTTGCAAATAATCACTTACCAAATATTCCTTCTGCCGATGAACTGGCTACAACCGGTTTAGATCTTTCTGCAATGAATATCCTGATGATGCAAAAAATTGAAGAACTCACTTTGTATCTCATCGAATTAAATAAACAAAATGAATTGTTAATGCAGGAAATAAAAACATTGAAACAATAATTGTTCATTTTATTAAAATCTATAACGATGAAAAATTTTAAAATGAATATAAAAATCATGGCAACCATGGTTTTATGTTACGGAACAGTCCAACTGTCGGGACAAACTGCTGTTGCGCTTGATGATGGCCTAAAACAAGTTGAATGTGTTACAGAAGAAAATTATCAGCAGTTTATTAAACCATTGCTACATCAAAATATTGTAAAGTTGCGCAGTGAGGGGAAATTGGATTTTACCAATACTGCAAAACTTGCAGATGGCACAGTACCACTTTCCTGGCCTTTGCGAATGACCAGCGAATATAAAGATATAGATGGTGTTAATGATTATTTTATCATATCCAATTTCGCCGATTTAAATCATGACGAATATTACCGGTTAGACTGGGAATGTAACACTTATGAAAATGCTCGTAATTATGATCAGCACAACGGAGCTGATATATTACCTTATCCTTTTACATGGCAAATGATGGAGGATGAAAGTATCGATATTATTGCTGCCGCAGACGGGGAAGTAATTTACAGATACGATGGTAATGTTGTAGATAGAAATTGCGAATCACCACATGTATTTAATTACGAACCATTTAATGGCGGTTATTACGGCAATTTTATTGCTTTATTGCATAGTGATAGCAGTATTACGGTATATGCACACATGAAAAACGGCACCGTTGCAAATCTTGAACTTGGTGATAATGTAGAAGCAGGCCAGTTTTTGGGTAAATTGGGCAGCTCAGGCAACTCGACAGCACCACATTTACATTTTGAAGTGCGACCATGCGAAGCTTGTTCATATATTGAACCTTGGTTTGATGCAGCTGGTTGCAACGATGACGTAACTGAAAGTCAGTGGATTAACCAAATACCTTATTCCGATACCAAAGTTTTACGTGTAACTACACATTTAAATTTACCGATTTATCAATCTTGCGCTGAATATGAATCAGGAGCTACTGAAATTGAAAATTTGGTAAATCATTTTACATCATCCGACAATTTATTAATACTGGCAGCAATTGGAGATCTTAAAGATGATTATCCTGTTTATATGGATATCATTAACAGTGCAGGATCTGTTTTAAATTCGCAGAGTTATACATCACCATATTCACTTCAATATGGGCAAGTGGTATTGTTCACACATATGTTAACGGGTTTTAGCACAGGTACCTATAAAATCCGTATAACCTATAACGGAGAAGTGGCATATCATTATTTTACCGTAAACTGTCCTGCTGCAGCAACATTAACCGGAACACATACGGGAGTAAAAGGATTTATAAACGGTGATTTTATTGCCAGTAATGCAACAATTTCCGGTGTAAGCACTAACAATGTGTTTTATCAGGCAGAAAACTATATCAAATTAAATGTGGGATTTCAGGCAACACAAAACAGTAAATTTCATGCACAAATTGATGATTGTACTGTTGGCGGATTGCGTGAAATGGAAGAGGAAACGGTTTATTCCAATGAACTTGTACTTGCGCCGAATCCAACCTTTGGTATTTTTTCAGTAAATTATAATTGTAGTGATTTGGGGGATAAAAAAATTGTGATACAAAATGTGCTGGGTAATATAATTTATACCTCACAAACATTTTCCAACACAAATGATATTTCCGAATTAATTGACCTCAGTAATTTACCAAAAGGCATTTATCTTGTTGAGATACAACAATCGGGTAAATCAGTTACCGAACAACTGGTGATACAATAAAAGGGTGTTTATGTAAAAAAGAAACCGGGAGCGTTTGTTTCCGGTTTTTTTTATGGGTAAAAGGTTTGACTAATAATATTTTCTTATATTAGACATCTTTTTAGTAGTTAGGGAGTTATTCTTTCTTGAATTTAATAATATTATGAAACGAGAGGTTTGTCTTGTATTATGCTTGTTGTTTGTGGCGCTTTCATGCTCCGTTACCCATAATCAATCAAATACAACAGAACCCAGTATTCAAACTCAAGATAATGTTGAGCAACAAGTAAATATCAAAATCGATTCCATATTCATGCAAAAAAAAGGGGAAGCAGTTGTAAGCATTCCTCTTTCCCAATTGGCATTAATAGATTATATAAACATTTTTAACCTTGATTCTTCCAAAATGCAATTAAAGATTGCGAATGGCATTTTAACCGGTTGTATTTACGACCTCCCGGATTATCGGTTTTATTTTAATTTTTGTAGTTCGGATTTTATAGTAAATTTTTACTTTCTGGAGGATTTTGATAATTCAAGCCTTTTAAATTATACGATTTGTAACACAAGAATTTATCACCAGGAGGAACAGCCGGCTGTGAAATTTGAAATAGAAACAGACACGTTGTTTATTCATTAAAAAATTATTTGCAATAATTACTAACCACAGTTTTTTTAAATAAATTTACCTTATGCCTTTATCACCACAAACCGCTGAAACCATATTTAATACACTAGTTGAAGCAATGACATCCTTATGTCCGCCTTTAGTTATTACTAAAAATAAAAAAGATGTTTTTGAAATTATTGGCAATACGCCGGTGCCTTATGGGTCGACAAAAAAAATTATTCCGGGAATGTATTTTGCTTCTGCTGTAATACGGAAAGATATGGTGAGCTTCTATGTTTTCCCAATTTACGGCCATCCCGAATTATTTATTGATGTCGCGCCAATTGCAATGAAATGCCTGAAAGGGAAAACCTGTTTCAACTTCAAAAAAACCGAACAGGTGAACAAAAAAGAAATCCTAGCCATGTTAAAAAAAGCGCTCGCTGTTTGGAAAAAAGCAGGTTATGTAAAAGGCTAACATACCACAAAAACGCAAGCGAATAAAATCGCAGCGAAACGAAAATTTTACTATTTCACCTTTTTTACCTGCGGTTAAAACCTGAGGAATTATTTCTGATTTATTCGTACTGAGACTTTTTCGTCGCTAAAATTCATCACTATAATCCCCTGAATAAATTTGAGGATATATGAGAATTATCAAACCATTAACCGCTTACACCCTACAAAAACGCGACCCTAAGCGCTTAAGGGAATGAAAAAAATGGGCTAAAATGTTGCCTATCTGTTTCATATACACTACTTTAGATGCTGCATACACGTTTGCAAAAACCCTTAGGAACAAACCAAATATGCACACATTTAAAAAGGCTGCCCTTTTTACCGTTATTCTTTTATCTGCCTACTCCACATTTGCCCAAACTGAGGCCTGGTATATCCGTCGCACCCCTCCTGAACCATGGACCTGGTGCCCGGTTTTAAATACCAATATCACCGAAATGGATAATGTGTTTGGTGTCGGCGGATGGAACTCCGGTTACTTTACCACAGTTGACGTTACTGATGCATTTGGACCCGATTCGAAATTCGTTTTTCTGGAAGGTGGAGATGACCATGCTATTGAACTCAAAACATTTCTGACCGCAAATATTACTGCAATCGAAAATTGGGTATATGCCGGTGGAAGCCTCTTTTTAAACGCGGCCCCCAATGAAGGTGCTGATATCAATTTTGGATTTGGTGGTGTTTTACTTGATTATACGCCAGGAGCTTATGCCAGCAATGTTGATGCTTCTGATCCTTTACATCCAATTTTTGCCGGACCTTATACCCCAACAGGCTTAAGCTGGACAGGCACTTCCTATACCCACGCTAAAGTTACCGGCCCATGTTTAATGCCATTAATTGAAGATTCATTTTCCGGTTTTTATGCCGCAGCCGAAAAACGCTGGGGAGCAGGTGTTTGTATTTTTGGCGGGATGACGGTTACCGGATGGCATTCACCTTTTACTCAAGCGCGTAACGTAAGGCAAAATATTTTATCTTATCTCTATAATTTCGAAGGTGTAATTGCTTCAACTTTTACCTACCCCGATTCAATTTATTGTAAAACAGACCCCGATCCATTCCCGATTTTTGAGCCGGGTGCCGATACCGGAACTTTTACTGCAACTCCTGTCGGAATGATAATCGATCCCGAAACCGGGGAAGTAGATTTAAGTGCTTCCGCTGCAGGAACATATATTATTACGAATGGTGCTGTTATCGATTGTATCCCCGCCGCATTTACCATGATAATTGGTGATGAACCAAAAGCAAATTTCACCTATTTAGGCGGACCTTATTGCAGCACTGATTCAGACCCTACACCTTCTTATTTATTAGGCGGAATTGCGGGTACTTACACAGCTGCTCCGGCCGGATTGGTTTTAAATGCAGCAACCGGTACTATTGATATCAGTGCCTCCACTCCGGGAACTTATACCGTTACAAATACAGTAACAAGTTTATATTGCGGTAATGATGTACATACTGATATCATTACGATAAATCCTGCTTATGATTTAATTGTGGATGCAGAAATTTGTGAAGGAATATCATATACATTACCGGATGGTACGGTTGTAACTGTTGGGGGCACTTATATAAATAATTTTATTACACCGGCTGGTTGCGATTCTATAATTACAACGAATTTAATTGTAAATGATGCCTATGCAACTACAGTTAATGCCTCTATTTGTAATGGCGAAGTTTATGTTTTACCCGATGGCACAAATGCAACAACACCCGGCGCGTATGTGCAATTATTTCCAACTGCAGCAGGTTGCGATTCTGCAATTACAACTATCCTGGATGTAAATCCGGTTTATTCAAATGTGGTAAATACCGGAATTTGTTCAGGTGAAACTTATACCTTACCTGATGGAACTACAACTACAACAATGGGTACCTATAATATTACATTGCCAACTGTTGATGGTTGCGATTCAAATATTATTACACATTTAATGGTGTTTCCCGTTTATGCTATTAGTGAAACTGTAAATATTTGTGCTGGCGAAACTTATACATTACCTGATGGAACTGTAACCGGTGCAGCAGGTATTTATAATTCAAATTTATTAAGCGAATATTCCTGTGATTCAATTATTACAACAACATTAATTGTTGACCCTGTTTATAATCCTGTATTTAATGAAGCAATCTGTGAAGGTGAATCTTATACTTTACCAAGTGGAGTAGTTGTAAATGCATCCGGAACATATACTTCTTCTTATACAACTGCCGCAGGTTGCGACTCCATTATTACAACAAACTTAACTGTAAATCCCAACCCAATAATCACATTTACAATTGATGATATTGTTTGTTTGGAAGACGCTGTAATTCCACTGACTGCATTTCCTGCAGGTGGTATTTATTCAGGTACTGGTATAACAGGAACTGATTTTATTCCGTCCACTGCAGGTGTTGGTGGTCCATATATTATTACATACGATTACACCGATGCCAACGGCTGTTTTGCTACTGCATCTGTATCTATAAGTGTTGATCAAAATACCGCTGTAGCATGGGGAGATACTACTGTATTCGCCGGTGAACAAGCAACATTATACAGCGAAGCCGGCGGCGATTATACGTGGACACCACCAACTCAGCTCATTTGCGCAACATGTCCTGAAACGCCTGCTTATCCGCTGGAAAGTATTTTATATACCATCACATCTTATAATGTAAATGGATGTGTTGCTTCCGATGATGTTTATATCGAGGTATTACCAAATCCGGGAAATGCGACATTTATTCCCAACACCTTTACTCCAAATGGTGATAATTTTAACGACTACTTTTTTGCTTATGGATATAATTTAGTTTCTATTAAAAGTATGCGCATTTACGACCGCTGGGGAAGTATGATTTTTATAAAAGAAAATATGAATGCTGAAGCAGAAAATGAAGGGTGGGATGGAACTTACAATGGTGAAGTTGTGAATCAGGGTGTGTATGCTTACATCGTTGAGCTCACTTTTCACAATGGCATCACAACCAAATATCAGGGAAATATTACACTCATCAGGTAATATTAAAATACAAACTAATTTTCCTTAAAATAAAACAACCCTCTTAGCCGCAACAAGCTGCCAGGAGGGTTGATTATTTTCTTTCCGGGAAAATGATTACTCTCTTAAATCAATTACTTCAACACCGGGATATTTACTTTTATCAAATTTAAAAGTGCTATCCGATAATTCCATATTGAATTTAAAATTGGAAATTGTATAAGTATAATGAATCGCATTTTTATCGTAAACAACACCACGTTTAACAGTATTGTCACTAATGTCGATATACATTTTAATTTTACTGAAACTTAAATTTTTATTTTTTGGTGTAAGCTCAATTACCTGAATTGTTTTTCCGTTTTCAGTTAACTTTTCACCCATGTAAGCGAGATAATCTTTTTCAGCAATTTTAAAAATATCATTTGGTGTCATGATATCCTGACCCTGCTCAAAATTATTTATCTGCACTTCATTTACATCTTTTAAATAAGTCCAAAGTGTTTTGCCATCTGAAATAATCATTTGGTTGCCCATATCAGCTTTAAACATATTGCCTTTGCTGCTTACTTTGCCGGTTTTAGTTTCTTTGCTTTTGGCATCCTGGTTTTCAATGGTGAGGGAAATGTCCATCTGCATGGTTTTGTAAGCACTGTATTTCTGGCTTACCGCCTTTAACAGTTTAACTGCATTGGCATCAGATGTTTGTCCAAAAACAGTGTTGGCAGTAATAAAGAGAACAAACACCCCTGATAATAGTTTTTTCATGACTCGTAGTTTGAATTTCGTTGCAAAATTAACTTGTAAATGAATAGTTTGATTAAAATCAATCAAGATTTTGCAAATACTGTTCCAACTCTGTTAAATCGCCGTATAAAACTTCTCTGGCCTTACTTCCGGCATTGGGTCCAACCACACCTGCTGCCTCCAACTGATCCATCAAACGCCCGGCCCTGTTGTATCCCAGCTTAAGGCGGCGCTGAATTAGCGACGTGGAACCTTGCTGATGTTGAACAATAATTTTTGCAGCCTCCTCAAAAAGTGGGTCTCTGTCACCCTCCAAAATCTCCGCTTTTTCCTTCTGCGCCTGCTCATCAACAAACTCAGGCAGCATAAAAGCCTCGGGATAACCCTTTTGATTGGCAATAAAATCCACCACCTTGTCTACCTCCGGTGTATCCACAAAAGGACACTGTAAGCGAACTACATCGCTGCCTATCGCCAGCAACATATCACCTCTACCCACCAACTGCTCGGCACCACTACTGTCCAGGATGGTCCTGCTATCTACCTTACTGGCTACCTTAAACGCTATACGAGCCGGGAAATTGGCTTTAATTGTTCCCGTAATAATATTTACCGATGGCCTTTGTGTTGCAATTACGCAATGTAAACCCACAGCACGCGCCAGCTGGGCAATACGCGCAATCGGCATTTCCACCTCTTTACCTGCTGTCATAATCAAGTCGGCAAACTCATCAATCACCAGCACGATATAAGGTAAAAACATATGCCCTTCTTTCGGATTCAACTTCCGTTTTACAAACTTGGCATTATACTCTTTAATGTTACGCACCTGCGCATTTTTCAGCAGCTCATAACGCGTGTCCATCTCAATACATAAGGCATTCAGGGTAGCAACCACTTTTCTTGTATCAGTAATAATCGCATCTTCCTCACCCGGCAATTTCGCCAAAAAATGTTTTTCTATCACCGAAAACAAGCTCAATTCCACCTTTTTCGGATCCACCATTACAAATTTGAGCTGGGAAGGATGTTTTTTATACAATAGCGAAATCAGCAAAGCATTAATACCCACCGATTTCCCCTGACCGGTTGCTCCGGCCATTAGTAAGTGCGGCATGCGGGTTAAATCGGCGATATAATTTTCGCTCGAAATGGTTTTGCCCAAACAAACAGGTAAATCCATTTTAGCGTGTTGAAACTTGTCGCTGGCAATTTGACTCCGCATCGAAACCGTTTCTTTATTTACGTTCGGTACTTCTATACCAATTGTTCCTTTACCCGGAATCGGCGCAATAATACGAATACCCAAGGCAGCTAAACTTAATGCAATATCATCTTCCAGATTTTTTATTTTCGAGATACGTACACCGGCAGCAGGAATAATTTCATATAATGTTACCGTTGGGCCGATGGTCGCTTTTATTTTCGAAATCTGAATATTATAATTATTTAAGGTGGCAATAATCTGATCTTTATTGCGCTCTAATTCTTCCGTATTAATTGAAACGGTTTCGCTATTATATTCTTCCAGTAGTTCTAGGGTTGGATATTTATAATTTGGTAAATCTAAAATCGGATCAAAATTGTAGTGCATGTTTTCCATCTCTACAATTTCTTCATGCGGTTCTTCAATATCCAATGCTAAATTGTCCTGCTCTTCCATTAGCGGTTCCTCTTCACCTGCAACAACAGTTGTAAGTGGTTCATCCATTTCTAAAGTAACGGGAGTTTGTTTTTCAGCAACCGGCTCCACCTTTTTCAGCTCCATAATAATGGGCTCTTTTATTTCTTCATTCGAAGTATATACAGGCGGAACAATAATATTTTCTTTTATTACATTTACCGGATTAACTGCAGCAGCAACTAAAGTATCATCCTCTGAAAGTGGCTCTGTATCAGCATTTTCAGGTTTCGGTTTTCTGTTGAAGAGATTCATCAAAAAACTAAAATCTACTTTTGTAAAAATAATCATGTAAATAATCATCGCCGCCGTAAGCATTAAAATGGCGCCGATTTTCCCGAAAGTACTTTCTAAATAAAATGCAGTTCCTTTTCCAAATGCACCTCCGTAAGGGAACTGTGCAGTATAAAAAATAAATCCCAGCATGGTGCTGAGCCATATCATAATTACGGCACCCTGACCAATTATCGTGATATTATTAAATACGCGTTTATTAAAAAAACTATTTACGCCAATGGTAAAAAACCAAATCACAAAAAAGAAACTCGCAATACCAAACCAGCAATAAAAAAACTGGTGACTTACCACTGCACCTAAATTACCTAAATGATTTTGAACGGCAATGCTGCTGTTAAACACCTGCTTCCAGGGATGTTCCCAAATTAAACTCTGATCCTGTTTCCACGTAAGCAAATAACTTGCAAAAGCAATTCCAATAAAGAAACTACCCAATATCAGCATCACGCCCGTGGTTTTTTTAAACCTTTCGTCTTTTAAAAACGCGAGACTGCCCTTTTTCGATTTTTTTGTTGCTTTTTTCGATTCTGCCATCCTATAATAATCTATACACTTTGTCGAAGGTAAAGGTATATAACCTCTCGACACATGGAAACGCATTTTTACCCCAAACCAATATGTGGTTGTCTAAGATTTTGGGCGTCCCCTTTCGTAGTGTTTTTTTAAAAGCAGAAAATTAAGCAGGGCATTCCAAACGCTGATTCTAATTAACAGCTATCCCTACAATTTATTAATAAAAAACCCTACTCCAGGTCGGGCTATCCACTCCAACTCCTTTGCCGAGGCGGACAAACGGGTTTCCGTTTCTATCCCTAACGCGCCATGCTAATCACTTAATCGAAAAATTAATCCGTCCCAACCCGCTTAATCCGTTTAATCCGTGCCTGCCTGCCGGGGCAGGTTACTCTACACCACCTCCCACAAAAAATCAGCGAGTATCATCACACACCATAAAAAAAATCAGCTAAAATCTGCCAAAATCTGCGACCCGCCCCGCCGGGTTCGCGCCTGCCTGCCGTGGCAGGTTCCTCTTCAACACACCCCACAAAAAAGTCAGCGAGTATCACCCCACATCATATAAAAAAATCAGCTAAAATCATCCAAAATCCGCGACCCGCTAGCCGGGTTCAGCGTTCCCTTTAAAATGTGCCTATTCCTTTCACCCCGGAATTCCACTCAAACATTGTATTTTTGAAAAAATTTAAAACTAATGCGTCAACCAGTCGAATATACCGAATACCTCCAGCTCGAAAAAATACTAAACGCACAATCCCTCGAAAGCGATAAAGAAAATGCCCATGCCCACGATGAAATGTTATTTATCATTATTCATCAGGCATACGAACTCTGGTTCAAACAAATTCATTTTGAAGTAGATTCTGCATTAACCATCATGCGTAAAGATGCAGTCAACGATAATTCCGCAGAATTACAAACCATTGTTCATCGTACATCAAGAGTTATCACGATATTAAAATTATTAGTGCAGCAAATTGATATTCTTGAAACTATGACTCCCCTCGACTTTCATGAATTCAGAGATTTTTTGCGTCCTGCATCCGGATTTCAAAGCTGGCAATTTAAAATGCTGGAAGCTAAACTCGGTTTAAAATTCGATGAACGTCACGGTCAGCAATATTATTTAAGTATGCTGAAACCGGAATATGTACAATTTGTAAAAGAAGTAGAATCACAAAAAACATTTCTCGAGTTAATTGACGATTGGTTAAAACGTATGCCATTTTTTAACGACCATAATTTATGGGCGAATTATCATACACCAAACACAAACGATTCCGGTTATCATGCATTTTGGAATGATTATCTGAAAGCCTATGCATCAACATTAGTTGAAGGTGAAAAACAGAATATCGAAACGTTTGAAAAAATATTTTTAAGCGAAAATAAAAGTGAGTATACTAATTTAAGCAGTGAGGCAATGCGTAATGCATTATTTATTTCATTGTATCGTGGCAATCCGATTTTACAAATGCCATTTCAGCTCATGCAAAATTTATTGGATATCGACGAACAAATGGCCACTTGGCGTTTCCGTCACATCAACATGGTTCACCGCATGATTGGCTCCCGTGTTGGCACCGGTGGAAGTTCAGGCAAAGATTATTTGCAAGGTGCACTCAACAAACATTATATTTTTAAAGATTTCGCATTCCTCAGCAGCTATTTAATCCAACGCAACAAACTCCCCGAATTATCCCCCGAACTAAAAGCCCGACTCGGATTTAAATTTTAATAATTTATCACATCAATCGTAAATCGTATTTGTAAGGGCGGATGCAATTCGCCCCTACAAATACGATTTACTCACATTATTCTACCCTATAAAAATCCGTTTTTTTTACCCGTTCAATCCGTTAAATCTGTGCCTGCCTGGCAGTTCCTTTCAAAAACACATCCACCAAAAAAAATCAGCGAGTATCATCACACATCATCCAAAAAAAATCAGTTTAAATCCACCCAAATCAGCGACCCGCCTGCGGGTTCCGCGGTCTCTAAGCAGGTTCATCACCAAAACCGCCCCCCCGCGGGGTCCCCCCCCCCCCCCCCCCGGGGGGGGCTCCCATCTTCACCACCTGCATCCCCACTTCCCCATTCACATACAAATAATACAATCCCGCCTGTAAATCCCCACCGGTAATCGTAATTAAATTATCCCCCTCTACATCATCTTCCGCAACTAAATTCCCCATCACATCATACAACATCCACGAATCAATTAATCCCTTCTCACTATTCAAATAAATATTTTCAGTAAACGGATTCGGATAAATATTAATATCATTTTTTAATAAAGGATTTGTTTCAATTCCGGTTAATTCATCCAATCTATATTGACTAAAAAACCGCCATATTTCTCTGCAGGCATTAATATCTAAATTCGTCACCCCTAAAAATGTAACCGCAGTTCCCGGCCATGTATGACCGCCATCAATAATTTTAAATAATTCAACATTAATATCTTTATAACATGCATTGTATACATAATGCTCAGCAGTACATAAATCAGAGGGCACTAAATCCGGAATTGCTGTAAATGTTGGTGCTTCGTTACAATGATTTTGTTTTACCCAATAACTTACAACTGAGTCAACCGGTAAAAATCCGAAAGCACCATCATAAGGTACAGTGCCATCTGCGTTGCCATGAATTTGCATAACAGGTGTATTA
Encoded here:
- a CDS encoding DNA translocase FtsK 4TM domain-containing protein, which encodes MAESKKATKKSKKGSLAFLKDERFKKTTGVMLILGSFFIGIAFASYLLTWKQDQSLIWEHPWKQVFNSSIAVQNHLGNLGAVVSHQFFYCWFGIASFFFVIWFFTIGVNSFFNKRVFNNITIIGQGAVIMIWLSTMLGFIFYTAQFPYGGAFGKGTAFYLESTFGKIGAILMLTAAMIIYMIIFTKVDFSFLMNLFNRKPKPENADTEPLSEDDTLVAAAVNPVNVIKENIIVPPVYTSNEEIKEPIIMELKKVEPVAEKQTPVTLEMDEPLTTVVAGEEEPLMEEQDNLALDIEEPHEEIVEMENMHYNFDPILDLPNYKYPTLELLEEYNSETVSINTEELERNKDQIIATLNNYNIQISKIKATIGPTVTLYEIIPAAGVRISKIKNLEDDIALSLAALGIRIIAPIPGKGTIGIEVPNVNKETVSMRSQIASDKFQHAKMDLPVCLGKTISSENYIADLTRMPHLLMAGATGQGKSVGINALLISLLYKKHPSQLKFVMVDPKKVELSLFSVIEKHFLAKLPGEEDAIITDTRKVVATLNALCIEMDTRYELLKNAQVRNIKEYNAKFVKRKLNPKEGHMFLPYIVLVIDEFADLIMTAGKEVEMPIARIAQLARAVGLHCVIATQRPSVNIITGTIKANFPARIAFKVASKVDSRTILDSSGAEQLVGRGDMLLAIGSDVVRLQCPFVDTPEVDKVVDFIANQKGYPEAFMLPEFVDEQAQKEKAEILEGDRDPLFEEAAKIIVQHQQGSTSLIQRRLKLGYNRAGRLMDQLEAAGVVGPNAGSKAREVLYGDLTELEQYLQNLD
- a CDS encoding gliding motility-associated C-terminal domain-containing protein, yielding MLPICFIYTTLDAAYTFAKTLRNKPNMHTFKKAALFTVILLSAYSTFAQTEAWYIRRTPPEPWTWCPVLNTNITEMDNVFGVGGWNSGYFTTVDVTDAFGPDSKFVFLEGGDDHAIELKTFLTANITAIENWVYAGGSLFLNAAPNEGADINFGFGGVLLDYTPGAYASNVDASDPLHPIFAGPYTPTGLSWTGTSYTHAKVTGPCLMPLIEDSFSGFYAAAEKRWGAGVCIFGGMTVTGWHSPFTQARNVRQNILSYLYNFEGVIASTFTYPDSIYCKTDPDPFPIFEPGADTGTFTATPVGMIIDPETGEVDLSASAAGTYIITNGAVIDCIPAAFTMIIGDEPKANFTYLGGPYCSTDSDPTPSYLLGGIAGTYTAAPAGLVLNAATGTIDISASTPGTYTVTNTVTSLYCGNDVHTDIITINPAYDLIVDAEICEGISYTLPDGTVVTVGGTYINNFITPAGCDSIITTNLIVNDAYATTVNASICNGEVYVLPDGTNATTPGAYVQLFPTAAGCDSAITTILDVNPVYSNVVNTGICSGETYTLPDGTTTTTMGTYNITLPTVDGCDSNIITHLMVFPVYAISETVNICAGETYTLPDGTVTGAAGIYNSNLLSEYSCDSIITTTLIVDPVYNPVFNEAICEGESYTLPSGVVVNASGTYTSSYTTAAGCDSIITTNLTVNPNPIITFTIDDIVCLEDAVIPLTAFPAGGIYSGTGITGTDFIPSTAGVGGPYIITYDYTDANGCFATASVSISVDQNTAVAWGDTTVFAGEQATLYSEAGGDYTWTPPTQLICATCPETPAYPLESILYTITSYNVNGCVASDDVYIEVLPNPGNATFIPNTFTPNGDNFNDYFFAYGYNLVSIKSMRIYDRWGSMIFIKENMNAEAENEGWDGTYNGEVVNQGVYAYIVELTFHNGITTKYQGNITLIR
- a CDS encoding tryptophan 2,3-dioxygenase, which codes for MRQPVEYTEYLQLEKILNAQSLESDKENAHAHDEMLFIIIHQAYELWFKQIHFEVDSALTIMRKDAVNDNSAELQTIVHRTSRVITILKLLVQQIDILETMTPLDFHEFRDFLRPASGFQSWQFKMLEAKLGLKFDERHGQQYYLSMLKPEYVQFVKEVESQKTFLELIDDWLKRMPFFNDHNLWANYHTPNTNDSGYHAFWNDYLKAYASTLVEGEKQNIETFEKIFLSENKSEYTNLSSEAMRNALFISLYRGNPILQMPFQLMQNLLDIDEQMATWRFRHINMVHRMIGSRVGTGGSSGKDYLQGALNKHYIFKDFAFLSSYLIQRNKLPELSPELKARLGFKF
- a CDS encoding outer membrane lipoprotein carrier protein LolA, producing MKKLLSGVFVLFITANTVFGQTSDANAVKLLKAVSQKYSAYKTMQMDISLTIENQDAKSKETKTGKVSSKGNMFKADMGNQMIISDGKTLWTYLKDVNEVQINNFEQGQDIMTPNDIFKIAEKDYLAYMGEKLTENGKTIQVIELTPKNKNLSFSKIKMYIDISDNTVKRGVVYDKNAIHYTYTISNFKFNMELSDSTFKFDKSKYPGVEVIDLRE
- a CDS encoding peptidoglycan DD-metalloendopeptidase family protein; this encodes MKNFKMNIKIMATMVLCYGTVQLSGQTAVALDDGLKQVECVTEENYQQFIKPLLHQNIVKLRSEGKLDFTNTAKLADGTVPLSWPLRMTSEYKDIDGVNDYFIISNFADLNHDEYYRLDWECNTYENARNYDQHNGADILPYPFTWQMMEDESIDIIAAADGEVIYRYDGNVVDRNCESPHVFNYEPFNGGYYGNFIALLHSDSSITVYAHMKNGTVANLELGDNVEAGQFLGKLGSSGNSTAPHLHFEVRPCEACSYIEPWFDAAGCNDDVTESQWINQIPYSDTKVLRVTTHLNLPIYQSCAEYESGATEIENLVNHFTSSDNLLILAAIGDLKDDYPVYMDIINSAGSVLNSQSYTSPYSLQYGQVVLFTHMLTGFSTGTYKIRITYNGEVAYHYFTVNCPAAATLTGTHTGVKGFINGDFIASNATISGVSTNNVFYQAENYIKLNVGFQATQNSKFHAQIDDCTVGGLREMEEETVYSNELVLAPNPTFGIFSVNYNCSDLGDKKIVIQNVLGNIIYTSQTFSNTNDISELIDLSNLPKGIYLVEIQQSGKSVTEQLVIQ